The Papilio machaon chromosome 3, ilPapMach1.1, whole genome shotgun sequence genome window below encodes:
- the LOC123723534 gene encoding uncharacterized protein LOC123723534, producing the protein MSLILSWCESPSSARCRRSGSFRAWRPGPPRAPLNASVSAHPLLPLPPGSDAISLEWDKQPHYLEASLMMKGYSAEEARAAAQRARSPTRSPPRTPPRRRSPPPLAATAFATTRDKVSTTLPPSLSLLTALRLFEITQKHYFAGEFMESDGSRKCPRARSHSAASWAAPATRSEPRVFATHAHTHPHIHAHTHAHAHCHAPCRHRANP; encoded by the exons atgagcTTAATATTAAG CTGGTGCGAGTCACCATCCTCTGCCCGATGCCGCAGGTCGGGGTCGTTCCGCGCGTGGCGGCCGGGCCCGCCGCGCGCCCCGCTCAACGCGAGCGTCTCCGCGCACCCGCTGCTGCCGCTGCCGCCCGGCTCCGACG CGATTTCCCTGGAGTGGGACAAGCAACCTCACTACCTGGAGGCCTCGCTGATGATGAAGGGCTACAGCGCGGAGGAGGCGCGTGCGGCGGCGCAGCGCGCGCGCTCCCCCACGCGCTCCCCGCCGCGCACGCCGCCCCGCCGCCGCTCTCCCCCGCCGCTCGCAGCTACCGCCTTTGCCACCACGAGGGACAAGGTCAGCACAACTCTACCCCCTTCTCTATCTCTACTTACTGCACTTAGATTGTTTGAAATCACACAGAAGCACT atttcgcCGGAGAGTTCATGGAGTCAGACGGGTCGCGAAAGTGTCCGCGCGCGCGCTCCCACTCCGCCGCCTCGTGGGCAGCGCCCGCCACCAGGTCAGAGCCGCGCGTCTTCGCCACGCACGCACACACCCACCCGCACatacacgcacacacacacgcacacgcACACTGCCACGCGCCCTGCCGACACCGCGCCAACCCCTAG
- the LOC106707803 gene encoding FERM, ARHGEF and pleckstrin domain-containing protein 1 encodes MMESELPPGSCNSTGHLSTIGYHTLPGRMHHSASTPAGVDGAGAGGTGSRTPPATPRKGGKMLAVRVHMLDDTVSMFQIQSKALGRVLFDQVCRQLHLLEADYFGLEYQDCSGTKYWLDVEKAMCRQVGLSLLEPTLRFCVKFYTPDPARLEEEFTRYLFCLQVKRDLAAGEIQCNENTAALMASYIVQAECGDFVPEDYPDHTYLSGYKFFPGQDPESERRIMENHKKHIGQSPAEADLNLLETARRCELYGIKMHPAKDHEGVPLNLAVAHMGIVVFQNFTKINTFSWAKIRKISFKRKKFLIKLHPEGYGHYRDVVEFFFEGRNECKNLWKKCVENHGFFRCTSVPRPPRHKPRVMSRGSSFRYSGKTQKQIVEFVRDNYVKRQTFQR; translated from the exons atgatGGAGTCTGAGCTTCCTCCGGGTAGTTGTAATTCAACAGGACATCTGTCCACAATAGGCTACCATACATTACCGG GTCGTATGCACCACTCGGCGAGCACGCCGGCGGGAGTGGACGGCGCGGGTGCGGGGGGCACGGGCTCGCGCACGCCGCCCGCCACGCCGCGCAAGGGCGGCAAGATGCTTGCCGTGCGCGTGCACATGCTCGACGACACAGTCTCCATGTTCCAGATACAG TCGAAAGCGCTAGGCAGAGTGCTGTTCGATCAGGTGTGTCGACAGCTACATCTACTGGAAGCCGACTACTTTGGTCTGGAGTACCAGGACTGCAGCGGAACAAAG tACTGGTTGGACGTGGAGAAGGCGATGTGCCGGCAAGTGGGACTATCCCTGTTGGAGCCGACGCTGCGCTTCTGCGTCAAGTTTTACACGCCGGACCCCGCGCGCCTCGAAGAGGAGTTTACGCGATACCTCTTCTGTCTGCAAGTGAAGCGAGACCTCGCCGCCGGAGAGATACAGTGCAATGAGAATACAGCAGCACTAATGGCCAGCTATATCGTTCAAG CGGAGTGCGGCGACTTCGTGCCGGAAGACTATCCTGACCACACTTACCTCAGCGGATACAAGTTCTTCCCCGGACAGGATCCGGAGTCCGAGCGGCGGATCATGGAGAACCACAAGAAACACAT AGGCCAGAGCCCAGCGGAAGCGGATCTCAATCTGTTAGAAACCGCTAGAAGATGTGAACTTTACG gTATAAAAATGCACCCGGCGAAGGACCACGAGGGCGTGCCACTGAACCTGGCTGTGGCGCACATGGGCATCGTCGTCTTCCAGAACTTCACCAAGATCAACACCTTCAGCTGGGCCAAGATCAGGAAGATATCCTTCAAGAGGAAAAAGTTTCTCATCAAGCTTCATCCAGAGGGTTAT GGTCACTACCGCGACGTGGTGGAGTTCTTCTTCGAGGGTCGCAACGAGTGCAAGAACCTATGGAAGAAATGTGTGGAGAACCACGGCTTCTTCCGCTGCACCAGCGTGCCGCGTCCGCCCAGACACAAGCCGCGAGTCATGTCACGAGGATCCTCCTTCAG ATACAGCGGTAAAACACAGAAGCAGATAGTCGAGTTCGTGCGCGACAACTACGTGAAGCGGCAGACGTTCCAGAGGTGA